A single window of Leptospira semungkisensis DNA harbors:
- a CDS encoding ABC transporter substrate-binding protein, translated as MFYPSFLDAAPSLSQAKTKPTLTFSVAFLLLSLLFCHCGKAERIPGKLVFSLPSDPISLEPFRSTDLSSRIILKYISPKLFEMNEEGVPVPSLVRSYKLSERRDPKARGLVLELKNSEVDQRKISAGIVLASLEKLRNTPGPRRSTYSFLKGGRILSDFSLEIYFEGGLREALEKLSLPQAWIDCGSPEKACGDFKVFEWKRNNYIRLVASDPNASVSEILFRILPQASTGLYLYRKDELDLMKLPIFLARNSMVQEDHISVRKGGGVQYVAINAKDKCFDKNFRKALNYSVDKRRIIKVLLEGKAEVSVGPFPQTVANAWTKPEESYPHNPSLAKKYLSQSSCYPKILERELEFRMRGDEENQANGAAIVQDLKELGLKIKILPMEKAILYKENGEGKGDLTLLFWFADIPGPWGFLDPLFAGDRFGNGGNRAFFSDPSLQKIFEDVRSTDRSDLRPQTEKTLSILSEEAPWIFLWSPFELYLVGDRVEGNSTLRSNFL; from the coding sequence ATGTTTTATCCTAGCTTTCTAGATGCGGCTCCGAGCCTTTCTCAGGCAAAAACGAAACCGACTCTTACCTTTTCTGTGGCTTTCCTTCTTTTGTCCCTTCTTTTTTGTCATTGCGGAAAAGCGGAGAGAATCCCCGGAAAACTGGTGTTTTCGCTGCCATCTGATCCTATTTCTTTGGAGCCTTTCCGATCCACGGACTTATCTTCTCGAATTATTCTAAAATATATCTCACCTAAATTATTCGAGATGAATGAGGAAGGTGTTCCGGTCCCTTCTCTCGTGAGATCATACAAGTTATCCGAAAGAAGAGATCCTAAGGCTAGAGGACTTGTCTTAGAATTAAAAAACTCAGAAGTAGATCAGAGAAAGATTTCTGCAGGAATCGTTTTAGCTTCCTTAGAAAAATTAAGAAACACTCCCGGGCCGAGAAGAAGCACGTACTCTTTCCTAAAAGGAGGAAGAATACTCTCCGATTTCTCTCTAGAGATCTATTTCGAAGGAGGTTTGAGAGAAGCTTTAGAAAAACTTTCTCTTCCTCAAGCTTGGATCGATTGTGGATCTCCGGAGAAGGCTTGTGGAGACTTTAAAGTTTTTGAATGGAAGAGAAATAATTATATTCGATTGGTCGCTAGCGATCCGAATGCTTCGGTTTCGGAGATATTGTTCCGAATTCTTCCGCAGGCGAGTACAGGTTTGTATTTGTATAGGAAGGATGAATTGGATCTGATGAAGCTGCCGATCTTTCTTGCTCGTAACTCCATGGTGCAAGAGGATCATATCTCTGTTCGCAAAGGAGGCGGTGTACAATACGTTGCGATCAATGCCAAGGATAAATGCTTCGATAAGAATTTTAGAAAAGCCTTAAATTATTCCGTAGATAAAAGGCGCATCATAAAGGTTTTGTTAGAAGGCAAGGCTGAGGTTTCCGTCGGCCCCTTCCCCCAAACTGTTGCGAATGCATGGACTAAACCAGAAGAATCATATCCGCATAATCCCAGTTTGGCGAAGAAATATCTATCCCAGTCTTCCTGTTATCCGAAGATCTTAGAGAGAGAATTGGAATTTAGGATGAGAGGGGACGAAGAGAACCAAGCGAATGGAGCTGCAATCGTTCAAGATCTGAAAGAACTCGGATTGAAAATCAAGATCCTTCCTATGGAGAAGGCGATTTTGTATAAGGAGAATGGAGAAGGAAAGGGAGACCTGACTCTTCTCTTTTGGTTTGCGGATATTCCTGGACCTTGGGGTTTCTTGGATCCTTTATTTGCAGGAGATCGTTTTGGGAATGGAGGCAATCGAGCCTTCTTCTCTGATCCTTCTTTGCAAAAGATTTTCGAGGATGTAAGGTCCACGGATCGATCGGATCTTAGACCTCAAACGGAAAAGACACTCTCTATTCTTTCAGAAGAGGCGCCTTGGATCTTTCTTTGGTCACCTTTTGAGTTGTATCTAGTCGGAGATAGAGTAGAAGGAAATTCTACTCTTCGCTCGAATTTTCTCTAG
- a CDS encoding transglycosylase domain-containing protein, whose amino-acid sequence MNKDRILAILSSLFHYTQKNWRSLLKYSIVAGAIIAAFLIGGSYVVWLTKQEDVIRNLETFQREVSDAYDPNAIKPIRILDKNGKLIGEFSRRKFRPIRTDNLANHGNLIWALLSSEDRDFYEHNGVNFTALARAIVVNLTTFRKQGGSTLTQQLAKLTLDLGARNVFNKLTEFYCTFYLESRFDKNTILAMYLNRIFLGEGNTGVEEASRYYFNKPAYELTPAEAALLIGTIPAPSNYNAVRNPVIALKRQKMVMTVMGQNKNLHPNPKSIERDFEKKVDSNIRKFRAAYSVEETKEEGDKISIISDIGKYGFDKDFTVNLAPDFNFGIRQFVIENFSEVDLESRGMNVYTTLDYDKQEAAERSLREGIESVRKKLTEEKLAYLKAGKTDEVSIENKIIENMNGSLISINPSNGYVEAMVGSYKISNIFRLNRAISAVRQPGSAIKGLIYLLAFEKRLATPTSIVVDEPVQIRGYAPKNWYKGYRGQMQVRVAFAQSVNTVAVRFMDEIGVSDFISTLGKILDLDRSELNRRFQPNLTLALGSGEVSPKELATIYATIANLGKKVKPIEILRITDFEGSELFSIPPFDPKDAEQILDPVACAMTLNLLEAVVSEEGTLKVAVKEGDKFPLGGKTGTVQSPKEAQQRWGKRKGVRDVWFAGVNPNLVTSVWVGNDVGAPFPGSGSANSGSIWFRYVSHVARTIGFGESLIPSFNGDYVKVDICAETGGLLSNEADCKHPLYGQYYYVGDQPTSNASTNTANQTDTTSPSGSEEALSGEDAVELDLPETRENSSEE is encoded by the coding sequence ATGAATAAAGATCGCATATTGGCCATTCTCTCCTCCTTATTTCATTATACTCAAAAGAATTGGAGATCACTCTTAAAATACTCGATCGTCGCGGGAGCGATCATCGCAGCATTCCTGATAGGCGGTTCTTATGTTGTCTGGCTCACCAAGCAAGAGGACGTGATCCGAAATTTAGAAACCTTTCAAAGAGAGGTTTCTGATGCATACGATCCGAACGCAATCAAACCGATCCGAATCTTGGACAAGAATGGAAAATTGATCGGAGAATTTTCTCGCAGAAAATTCAGACCTATCCGCACTGACAATCTAGCAAATCACGGAAATCTAATATGGGCTCTTCTCAGTTCAGAAGACAGGGATTTCTACGAACACAATGGAGTCAATTTCACAGCTCTCGCGAGAGCGATCGTAGTGAATCTTACCACTTTTCGAAAGCAAGGTGGCTCTACACTTACCCAACAATTAGCAAAACTCACCTTGGATCTGGGAGCGCGAAACGTATTCAATAAGCTCACAGAGTTTTACTGCACCTTCTATTTAGAAAGCAGGTTCGATAAGAATACGATACTTGCTATGTATCTGAATCGCATCTTCTTGGGAGAAGGAAATACAGGAGTCGAAGAGGCTTCTAGATACTACTTTAATAAACCTGCATACGAATTGACTCCTGCAGAAGCGGCCCTTCTCATCGGGACAATTCCTGCTCCTTCCAATTATAACGCGGTGAGAAACCCGGTCATCGCTTTGAAACGCCAAAAGATGGTGATGACCGTCATGGGCCAGAACAAAAACCTACATCCCAATCCTAAATCCATCGAAAGAGATTTTGAGAAGAAGGTGGATTCGAATATCCGTAAGTTTAGAGCCGCCTATTCGGTCGAAGAAACCAAAGAAGAAGGAGATAAGATCAGCATCATCTCCGATATAGGAAAGTACGGTTTCGATAAAGACTTCACAGTGAACCTCGCGCCCGACTTCAACTTCGGGATCCGTCAATTCGTGATCGAGAACTTCTCCGAAGTAGATCTCGAAAGCAGAGGAATGAACGTATACACCACTCTGGATTACGACAAACAAGAAGCAGCGGAGCGTTCTCTAAGAGAAGGAATCGAATCCGTTCGTAAAAAACTTACAGAAGAAAAGCTCGCCTACTTAAAAGCAGGAAAAACGGACGAGGTATCCATCGAGAACAAGATCATAGAGAACATGAACGGAAGCCTGATCTCCATCAATCCTTCTAACGGCTATGTGGAAGCGATGGTGGGTAGTTACAAAATTTCTAATATATTCAGATTGAACCGTGCGATCTCAGCCGTCCGTCAACCAGGGTCCGCAATCAAAGGACTCATATATCTTCTCGCATTCGAGAAGAGACTTGCCACACCTACTTCCATCGTAGTGGATGAACCGGTTCAGATCAGAGGCTACGCTCCTAAAAACTGGTACAAGGGTTACCGAGGCCAGATGCAGGTCCGCGTTGCATTCGCTCAATCGGTAAATACAGTCGCAGTGCGTTTCATGGACGAGATAGGAGTAAGTGATTTCATTTCCACATTAGGAAAGATACTCGATCTGGATCGTTCCGAGTTAAACAGAAGATTCCAACCCAACTTAACATTGGCATTAGGCTCTGGAGAGGTATCTCCCAAAGAACTCGCAACTATCTACGCAACCATCGCCAATCTAGGAAAGAAAGTAAAACCCATAGAAATATTAAGAATTACTGATTTTGAAGGATCGGAATTATTTTCGATTCCTCCTTTTGATCCTAAGGATGCAGAACAGATCCTGGATCCGGTAGCCTGCGCAATGACTCTTAACTTGTTAGAGGCAGTTGTCTCCGAAGAAGGAACACTAAAAGTTGCCGTAAAAGAAGGAGATAAATTTCCTCTTGGTGGCAAAACCGGAACAGTCCAGTCTCCTAAAGAAGCCCAACAGCGCTGGGGAAAAAGAAAAGGAGTCCGAGATGTATGGTTCGCAGGAGTGAATCCGAACCTAGTGACTTCTGTCTGGGTGGGCAACGATGTGGGAGCTCCTTTTCCAGGCTCCGGTTCTGCAAACAGCGGTTCCATCTGGTTCAGATATGTTTCTCATGTTGCGAGAACCATCGGTTTCGGAGAAAGTCTGATTCCTTCGTTTAACGGAGATTATGTGAAAGTAGATATTTGCGCAGAGACCGGCGGATTATTGTCCAACGAAGCGGACTGTAAGCATCCTCTCTACGGACAGTACTATTACGTAGGCGACCAACCCACTTCTAATGCCAGCACGAACACTGCCAACCAAACAGACACGACTTCTCCTTCAGGAAGCGAAGAAGCATTGTCTGGCGAAGATGCAGTAGAATTGGATCTGCCTGAGACTAGAGAAAATTCGAGCGAAGAGTAG
- a CDS encoding class I SAM-dependent methyltransferase yields MEDRPLKREISDFSFPTSARPPKPSFFSRMKTLLRSKEGIPTDLSHLYLNDEGSSWANLGYWKEEVRYGKACEHLANHLGTLGELGPGSRILDLGFGCGDQFQVWEKEFGVSIQNIYGINVSKSQYEYTRSRYKNSESSPNLILGSVKALSKFPENYFDSVLGLDSLYFIPNRKSWSEEVYRILKPGGVFASAEILLADRKNTFFEILKRSLIIRLASISGDLSNAEGILSLYSSKGFRLETIERIDPFVFSGFSNFLFSHIKDPSSRIPQSLKGRYEMLAEYLASETIKKHFEYWMYKVRKPESDPLA; encoded by the coding sequence ATGGAAGATCGTCCCTTAAAAAGAGAAATTTCAGATTTTTCGTTTCCGACTTCGGCTCGTCCTCCTAAGCCTTCTTTCTTCAGTCGGATGAAAACACTTTTACGTTCGAAGGAAGGGATTCCTACGGACCTATCTCATCTATACTTAAACGATGAAGGAAGCTCCTGGGCCAATCTAGGATATTGGAAGGAAGAGGTTCGTTATGGAAAGGCCTGCGAACATTTAGCAAATCATCTAGGAACTCTAGGAGAACTTGGACCCGGATCCAGGATTTTGGATCTAGGCTTCGGATGTGGAGATCAATTTCAGGTCTGGGAGAAAGAGTTCGGTGTCTCCATTCAGAATATTTATGGGATCAATGTTTCCAAGTCCCAATACGAATATACAAGATCCCGATATAAAAACTCGGAGTCTTCTCCCAATCTGATCTTAGGAAGTGTGAAGGCTCTCTCCAAATTCCCGGAGAATTATTTCGATTCCGTTCTTGGACTGGACAGTTTGTATTTCATTCCCAATCGAAAGTCTTGGAGTGAAGAAGTGTATCGTATTCTGAAGCCGGGAGGAGTGTTTGCCTCGGCGGAGATCTTACTTGCAGATAGAAAGAATACTTTCTTTGAGATCTTAAAGCGTTCCTTGATCATTCGATTGGCTTCTATTTCGGGAGATTTGAGTAACGCAGAGGGAATTCTTTCCTTATACTCAAGCAAGGGATTTCGTTTGGAGACAATAGAGAGGATAGATCCTTTTGTTTTTTCAGGATTTTCTAATTTTCTTTTTTCTCATATAAAAGACCCTTCTTCTAGAATTCCTCAGAGTTTAAAGGGTCGCTACGAGATGTTGGCGGAATACCTCGCTTCAGAAACGATCAAAAAACATTTTGAATATTGGATGTATAAGGTCCGTAAGCCGGAATCTGATCCTTTGGCATAA
- a CDS encoding FAD-dependent oxidoreductase, translated as MKIAVIGSGIAGLSACWYLGKEHEVTLIEKHALVGMDAHGTDLRSNGNHIRVDVPFRAFKRNYYPCLLDLYGEAGIEVRPVDYSFSLNYNDGTTYFGFSTLGIGNEFVPLPYLACFTNRKSRRIFSDAIRFYDESEKEFLSLGNEQLTISEFLRRFGYSQEFEDLYLIPMFSTINTCTSESAKNYPAEAVIGYHSQGLKFLRFLTPLKGTRDVTERLSTRASSVRLNTGPKKIVLEKDKVKLVFDKGDELFDRVVVAAPANQAIPILPDEYSKEKELLSRLKYEASEVVTHSDQKFMPKRKRHWAPMCFSLSEDKSSATATIFLNKVLPSMNGSAVFQTWNPLTEPENVISRSRFERPVIDLDCRKTLSDLKNLQDIPGKKVWLCGSYARYGIPLLEAGVSTSLDVKSWVDRSR; from the coding sequence ATGAAAATCGCTGTGATCGGAAGCGGGATCGCTGGCCTTAGTGCTTGCTGGTATCTCGGCAAAGAGCATGAAGTCACTCTTATAGAGAAGCATGCTTTAGTTGGAATGGATGCTCATGGAACGGATCTTAGATCCAATGGAAATCATATCCGAGTGGATGTTCCATTCAGAGCCTTCAAAAGAAATTATTATCCCTGCTTATTGGATCTTTATGGAGAAGCCGGCATAGAAGTCCGTCCGGTAGATTATTCTTTTTCTCTGAATTACAATGATGGCACCACATATTTCGGATTCTCCACTTTGGGAATCGGAAATGAATTTGTGCCTCTTCCTTACTTAGCATGCTTTACGAATCGTAAATCCAGAAGGATCTTTTCGGATGCGATCCGATTCTATGACGAATCTGAAAAAGAATTTTTGAGTCTGGGAAATGAGCAGCTTACTATCTCCGAATTTTTAAGAAGGTTCGGTTATTCCCAGGAGTTCGAAGATCTATATCTGATTCCTATGTTCTCCACCATCAACACTTGCACTTCCGAAAGCGCTAAGAATTATCCTGCGGAAGCTGTGATCGGATATCATTCTCAAGGACTGAAATTCTTAAGGTTCTTAACTCCTCTCAAAGGCACAAGAGATGTTACGGAACGACTTTCTACAAGGGCAAGCTCAGTTCGTTTAAATACCGGTCCTAAAAAAATCGTTTTAGAAAAAGATAAAGTAAAATTGGTTTTTGATAAAGGAGACGAATTATTCGACCGTGTAGTGGTTGCGGCCCCTGCAAACCAAGCGATCCCTATTCTTCCGGACGAATACTCCAAGGAGAAGGAATTACTCTCTCGTCTCAAATACGAGGCTTCCGAAGTTGTCACTCACTCCGATCAGAAATTCATGCCTAAGAGAAAAAGACATTGGGCTCCCATGTGCTTCTCTCTTTCTGAAGATAAGTCCAGTGCAACTGCTACTATCTTCTTGAATAAGGTACTCCCTTCGATGAATGGAAGCGCCGTCTTTCAAACTTGGAATCCGTTAACAGAACCTGAAAATGTGATCAGTAGATCCAGATTTGAAAGACCTGTAATCGATCTAGATTGCAGAAAGACTCTTTCTGATCTGAAAAATCTACAAGACATTCCAGGCAAGAAGGTTTGGCTCTGTGGTTCTTATGCAAGATACGGGATCCCTCTTTTAGAAGCAGGAGTTTCTACTTCTTTAGATGTGAAGAGTTGGGTGGACAGGTCTCGTTAA
- a CDS encoding OmpA family protein — protein sequence MRLRFSFLLLFVSLSSSSLMGEERVVEGKLMQFGRMIHVGEEFVQILSNDLSPELSKLHNQTLRILCEMKGANCEPIRYDIFPFSESKGLTDWSLKKIPSYVNRSQFAFNPTVTPDGKSLFWTVNAKKGSYGVQRIWSAEKDEKGFWKDGREMSPPLNNDLHSAVISVLPSNNELVVFGSFGDQELIKAIDEEYSEKERELARTVRDDREFLSKVEDLKHEFLKKKSIIQNRVPLYRSYKENGFWSNPSIINFPNFNNLYRKKGASIFGGSTLSSSGRILIYSVQQPDSMGKLDLYVSIQKDDGSFPVGTNLGDMINTEEEEKAPFLAGDDRTLYFCSDGHKGLSVYVTKRIGEGWDQWTKPVEVSANLKGVNFFSIPVNSHWAFVSKEGQLYMAYLPKAFRPNPVVFLSGKVLDEEGKPLDAEIHYESLTRLEKRGSAKSDSKTGSFSLVLPYGEKYGFYAQKEGHLPVSKNVDLTETKEEDLKMEVEFRLPVLAVGRQILLNNIFFDTKKIEISKDSEPELDRLAGVLRSNPKLKILIEGHTDNVGKKKDNQELSESRARVVAEYLMSKHNIAEDRVKVIGYGDSQPISSNDTPEERQKNRRVVLQITD from the coding sequence ATGCGCCTTCGCTTCTCATTCCTTCTTCTATTCGTATCTCTTTCTTCTTCCTCTCTCATGGGCGAAGAAAGAGTCGTCGAAGGCAAACTCATGCAATTCGGACGAATGATCCATGTGGGAGAAGAATTCGTCCAAATCTTATCCAACGATCTCAGTCCCGAACTCTCCAAACTTCATAACCAAACTCTTCGTATTCTTTGTGAGATGAAAGGTGCAAACTGCGAACCGATACGTTATGATATCTTTCCTTTTTCGGAGAGCAAGGGTCTCACTGATTGGAGCTTGAAAAAGATCCCAAGCTATGTGAATCGAAGCCAGTTCGCCTTCAATCCCACTGTTACTCCTGATGGCAAATCTCTCTTTTGGACTGTGAACGCAAAGAAGGGCTCCTACGGAGTACAAAGAATTTGGTCTGCAGAAAAGGATGAGAAAGGGTTCTGGAAGGACGGAAGAGAAATGTCGCCTCCTCTCAATAACGATCTTCACTCTGCAGTGATCTCTGTTTTGCCGAGCAATAATGAATTGGTCGTCTTCGGTTCCTTTGGAGACCAGGAATTGATCAAGGCGATCGACGAGGAATATAGCGAGAAGGAAAGAGAACTCGCAAGAACCGTTCGAGATGACCGCGAATTCCTTTCTAAAGTCGAAGATCTGAAACATGAATTTCTAAAAAAGAAAAGCATAATACAGAATCGAGTCCCTTTGTACAGAAGCTACAAAGAGAACGGTTTCTGGTCCAATCCTTCTATCATCAATTTTCCGAATTTCAATAATCTCTATCGCAAAAAGGGCGCTTCTATTTTCGGCGGCTCCACTCTTTCTTCTTCCGGAAGAATCCTTATTTATTCCGTGCAGCAACCAGATTCCATGGGCAAACTAGATCTATATGTGAGCATCCAAAAGGACGACGGTTCCTTTCCTGTGGGAACTAATTTGGGCGACATGATCAACACGGAAGAAGAAGAAAAAGCTCCGTTTCTCGCAGGAGATGATCGCACTTTATATTTCTGCAGCGACGGCCATAAAGGTCTTTCGGTTTACGTTACCAAAAGAATCGGCGAAGGCTGGGACCAATGGACAAAGCCTGTCGAAGTTTCTGCCAATCTGAAGGGAGTGAACTTCTTCTCCATTCCGGTAAATAGTCATTGGGCATTCGTAAGTAAGGAAGGCCAGTTGTATATGGCTTATCTTCCCAAAGCATTCCGTCCGAATCCTGTCGTATTCTTAAGCGGCAAGGTCTTGGACGAAGAAGGCAAACCCTTGGACGCAGAAATACATTACGAATCCTTAACACGTTTAGAAAAGAGAGGAAGCGCAAAAAGCGATTCTAAGACTGGATCCTTTAGTCTTGTTCTTCCTTATGGAGAAAAATACGGCTTCTATGCCCAGAAAGAAGGCCATCTTCCAGTTTCTAAAAATGTGGATCTGACCGAAACCAAAGAAGAAGATCTAAAGATGGAAGTAGAGTTTCGTCTTCCTGTTCTTGCGGTAGGTAGACAGATTCTTTTGAATAATATCTTTTTTGATACGAAGAAGATTGAGATCTCCAAGGATTCCGAGCCGGAGTTGGATCGTTTAGCCGGAGTATTAAGATCGAATCCCAAACTCAAGATCCTGATCGAGGGCCATACGGACAATGTGGGCAAGAAGAAGGACAACCAGGAACTTTCCGAGAGCAGAGCAAGAGTAGTCGCCGAATACCTCATGTCTAAACATAATATTGCCGAAGACCGAGTGAAAGTGATAGGTTACGGAGACTCCCAACCCATCTCTTCTAACGATACTCCGGAAGAAAGACAAAAGAACAGAAGAGTAGTTTTACAAATTACTGACTAA
- a CDS encoding DoxX family protein, with product MESIDAKSISLWIMATIYTIAGILHFVIPKFYMRIMPPWVPYHKFMVQVSGIAEIALGLGLFFPQTKVLAAWGVVLLLVAVFPANIYHFQSRTRKDPPTWALILRLPVQLVLIYWAYTFTY from the coding sequence ATGGAAAGCATCGACGCTAAATCTATCAGTCTTTGGATCATGGCGACCATCTATACGATCGCCGGCATTCTTCACTTCGTGATCCCTAAATTCTATATGAGGATCATGCCTCCTTGGGTCCCGTATCATAAATTTATGGTACAAGTGAGCGGCATCGCGGAGATCGCATTGGGTCTTGGGCTCTTCTTCCCTCAGACAAAAGTGTTGGCTGCTTGGGGAGTGGTTCTTCTTCTCGTCGCAGTCTTTCCTGCGAATATCTATCATTTCCAATCCAGAACTCGCAAGGATCCTCCTACTTGGGCATTGATCCTTCGTCTACCTGTACAGCTTGTTCTGATCTATTGGGCGTATACGTTTACGTATTGA
- a CDS encoding TIGR04452 family lipoprotein: MKRISVIAILLFANMLTNCLVVDATGLTNTYKGDEAKRRIINAAKSGDYLTARAAFEAQGYTGSDLTFMTLLDILLVSAIDGAVINIDSSRYYKKGDVHACEVQIALLGVQLDTDSFSTYLISPACELKPDGEVIDENMGGSNSRYKKKKEYL, from the coding sequence ATGAAAAGAATTTCCGTTATAGCAATCTTGCTATTCGCGAATATGCTGACAAATTGCCTCGTTGTAGATGCCACTGGGCTTACGAATACTTACAAGGGAGATGAAGCAAAAAGAAGAATTATAAATGCCGCAAAATCAGGAGACTATCTTACTGCACGTGCTGCATTTGAGGCGCAAGGGTATACCGGATCTGATCTAACATTTATGACCCTATTGGATATCCTGTTGGTATCTGCAATAGATGGTGCCGTTATTAATATCGATAGTTCCCGCTATTACAAGAAGGGTGATGTGCATGCCTGCGAGGTCCAAATAGCTCTGCTTGGAGTTCAATTAGATACTGATTCATTCTCTACTTACTTAATTAGTCCAGCCTGTGAGTTGAAGCCTGACGGTGAAGTTATCGATGAGAATATGGGTGGTTCTAATAGTCGATATAAGAAAAAGAAAGAATATCTATAG
- a CDS encoding TIGR04452 family lipoprotein — protein sequence MKRKSTAIIIFLITLMTNCLLIDAVGLTNTYSGDEAKKKIIAAAKVGDYQTAHAAFAAQGYTGSDLETMTLLDIVLASAIDNTVMKIDSSKYYKKLDIDTCAAWVATVGVHLDYDSFSTYAMSPMCHLHPDGEIIDENIGSNSNSAYRKKK from the coding sequence ATGAAAAGAAAATCAACTGCAATAATCATATTTTTAATAACCTTAATGACCAATTGTTTATTAATCGATGCCGTTGGACTTACAAACACATATAGCGGTGATGAAGCGAAAAAGAAAATTATCGCAGCCGCGAAAGTCGGCGATTATCAGACCGCCCATGCCGCTTTTGCCGCTCAAGGGTACACAGGCTCCGATCTTGAGACGATGACGTTATTAGATATTGTATTAGCTTCAGCTATTGACAATACCGTCATGAAAATTGACTCTTCTAAATATTATAAAAAATTGGATATCGATACTTGCGCCGCATGGGTTGCCACCGTTGGTGTTCATTTAGATTATGACTCCTTTTCAACGTATGCAATGAGTCCGATGTGCCATCTTCATCCAGATGGTGAAATCATTGATGAGAATATTGGAAGTAACTCTAATAGCGCTTATCGAAAGAAAAAGTAG